The following are encoded together in the Arcticibacterium luteifluviistationis genome:
- a CDS encoding group III truncated hemoglobin, protein MKEIESRADIALLVNTFYGEIRKEPFIGPIFNKHIAEEQWPKHLETLTDFWETNLFGIAKFKGNPTLKHFNVDKNLPHGIKQEHFGKWLELWFQTIDKLFVGELAHKAKEASRRMAHGQFMAVWNNRENSKTAF, encoded by the coding sequence ATGAAAGAAATAGAATCCAGAGCAGATATAGCCTTATTGGTAAATACATTTTATGGAGAAATAAGGAAGGAGCCTTTTATTGGCCCCATTTTCAATAAACATATTGCCGAAGAGCAGTGGCCAAAGCATTTAGAAACACTCACAGATTTTTGGGAAACCAATCTTTTTGGAATAGCTAAATTTAAAGGAAACCCTACTCTAAAACATTTCAATGTAGACAAGAATTTGCCCCATGGCATCAAGCAGGAGCACTTTGGCAAATGGCTTGAGCTTTGGTTCCAAACCATAGACAAGCTCTTTGTAGGTGAATTGGCACATAAGGCAAAGGAAGCCTCCAGACGTATGGCTCATGGCCAGTTTATGGCTGTTTGGAATAACCGAGAAAATAGTAAAACTGCTTTTTAA
- a CDS encoding L,D-transpeptidase, with protein MTVLQSCDSPSKKKLPENFDYYAFKDSIKAEKLDTSGPGFETNIFENTLLTPDIDSANALLTRIDSAWHREMAMVEQVDSLRKIWKKMETHTPEELLLLKENTQILDSFLTSKKAPEGIPCSEAGCLIYAHIVKSTQTLYLYLDAVLIDSFAVSTGIGKYDTPTFNVRAAGPTFKRYTSKKFPGGNYEGLGNMPYVVFIKGGYAVHGTTTGNFEKLGTKASHGCVRLHPMNAKIFYELVSLIGLSNTWISITES; from the coding sequence ATGACTGTTTTGCAATCATGTGATAGTCCTTCAAAGAAAAAACTCCCAGAAAATTTTGACTACTACGCTTTTAAAGATTCTATAAAGGCAGAAAAGCTTGATACATCTGGACCGGGCTTTGAAACTAATATTTTTGAGAATACGCTACTTACCCCTGACATAGATTCCGCCAATGCTTTGTTAACACGCATAGATAGTGCATGGCACAGAGAAATGGCTATGGTGGAGCAAGTGGACAGTTTACGAAAAATTTGGAAAAAAATGGAGACCCATACGCCAGAGGAACTCCTGTTATTAAAAGAAAATACGCAAATTCTTGATTCCTTTCTGACTAGCAAAAAAGCCCCAGAAGGCATCCCTTGCAGCGAAGCTGGTTGCCTCATATATGCTCATATAGTAAAGTCTACCCAAACCCTTTATTTATATCTTGATGCCGTATTAATAGACAGTTTTGCGGTTTCTACTGGCATAGGAAAGTATGATACGCCAACATTTAATGTAAGAGCTGCAGGGCCAACATTTAAAAGATATACGTCTAAAAAATTCCCTGGAGGAAACTACGAGGGGCTTGGCAATATGCCTTATGTTGTTTTTATTAAAGGTGGATATGCTGTTCATGGAACCACAACGGGGAACTTTGAAAAGTTGGGAACAAAGGCTTCACATGGTTGTGTAAGGCTTCACCCCATGAATGCTAAAATATTTTATGAATTAGTTAGTCTGATTGGGCTTAGTAATACTTGGATATCCATTACCGAGAGCTAA
- a CDS encoding outer membrane beta-barrel protein: MTKLFTTALLLVLTSTAFAQDSFKVSGKVSDSNNEGVVAATVLLTSPRDSTFQRAVFSNENGDFEINELPKGFYLLKISSVGFVTKTERVRLLENDKLFESIILEEDSKLLGEVEVKAKQVRVEMKGDTLQFNADAYKVNPDATAEDLVKKMPGIQYQEGKLQAQGEDVKRVTVDGREFFGSDASAALKNLPAEIIDKIEVFDRLSDQSQFSGVDDGNTEKSINIVTKSGKSNGQFGKVYAGYGTDDRYSLGGNVNYFNEDLRISIIGLSNNINQTNFSSDDLLGVLGSTSSGRGGGRRGGGRGGSSVGANSNDFLVNGQSGITNTNALGFNLTDNWGEKVKLNMSYFYNETDNNSIDTLQQTTFLGENVTQDYREYHAGNKQNLNHRVNVRMQYDINEKNSLIFTPVLSFQNADITDYVDGKTDLVNEILNHTITSTNSYNDGYNLKFNLLYRHRFEKRGQTFSIGVGNNRSSQDYQSELLSEDQLNVNALDLNQVASKKVLNNSYDIRADYSQPLSDRSSLRFSYKTDWSDNESDQSTFDFNPETGTFNNLNENLSNSFLNQYNTQTMSAGYRYNKGREFMFFANLNYQIAELDGEQLFPQTLNTSRSFKNILPFAMLRYSISKEKNLRLYYRTSTNAPSITQLQNVVDNSNPLQLSAGNPDLDQENNHSLTFRYNSANLEKGSTFYAYLVGSYTLDNISDITTIATRDTVYNGIPLLRGGSLSLPQNYGNSQSYRSFITYGFPLTRLKSNLNLNFGVSHSITPGLVNDLENIAKNTGMSLGAVLGSNISEQVDFTVSYNGGYNIIGNTLQQDLNSNYYTQNIGLALNLLSKSGFLFNVKGTNTYLAGIDGFEQNFTLLSAKAAYKFMKKDQAELSLSAFDVLGQNNSISREITAAYVADNKSLVLNRFYMLNFTYTIRNFRPAKVKK, translated from the coding sequence ATGACAAAACTTTTTACTACAGCACTGCTCCTCGTTTTAACATCTACCGCTTTTGCTCAAGACAGCTTTAAGGTTTCTGGGAAAGTGAGTGATTCTAATAATGAAGGTGTGGTGGCTGCCACTGTGCTTTTAACATCTCCTAGAGATTCCACTTTCCAAAGAGCCGTATTTAGCAATGAAAATGGCGATTTTGAAATTAATGAGTTACCTAAAGGTTTCTATCTTTTGAAAATCAGTTCTGTTGGTTTTGTGACTAAAACGGAGCGAGTTCGTTTGTTGGAAAATGACAAACTTTTTGAAAGTATAATTCTGGAAGAAGATTCAAAACTACTTGGCGAAGTAGAAGTGAAAGCCAAACAAGTGCGGGTAGAAATGAAAGGTGATACCTTACAGTTTAACGCTGATGCTTACAAAGTAAACCCAGATGCCACGGCAGAAGACTTGGTTAAAAAAATGCCTGGTATACAATATCAAGAAGGCAAACTACAAGCCCAAGGAGAAGATGTAAAACGTGTCACAGTGGATGGTAGAGAGTTTTTTGGGAGTGATGCCAGTGCAGCTTTGAAGAATTTACCGGCAGAAATTATTGACAAAATAGAAGTTTTTGACCGACTGAGCGACCAATCGCAATTTTCAGGGGTAGACGATGGCAACACCGAGAAGTCAATAAACATTGTCACGAAAAGTGGAAAAAGCAATGGACAATTTGGGAAAGTGTACGCTGGTTATGGTACGGATGATAGATACAGTTTAGGTGGAAATGTTAACTATTTCAATGAAGACTTAAGAATCTCCATCATAGGGCTTTCTAACAATATTAATCAAACCAACTTCTCTTCAGATGACCTTTTAGGAGTTTTGGGTAGCACCAGCTCTGGAAGAGGAGGCGGAAGAAGAGGTGGCGGACGTGGTGGCTCTTCGGTAGGAGCTAACTCAAACGACTTTCTGGTGAATGGTCAAAGTGGAATTACCAACACAAATGCTTTAGGTTTTAACCTGACAGATAATTGGGGTGAAAAAGTGAAGTTAAACATGAGTTACTTCTATAATGAGACCGATAATAACTCCATAGACACTTTACAGCAAACCACGTTTTTGGGAGAAAACGTTACACAAGATTATCGTGAATATCATGCTGGAAATAAGCAAAACCTAAATCATAGGGTTAATGTGAGAATGCAGTACGACATTAACGAGAAAAATTCCTTGATTTTTACGCCAGTACTAAGCTTTCAAAACGCGGATATAACCGATTATGTGGATGGTAAAACTGACTTGGTAAACGAAATCTTAAATCACACCATAACCTCTACAAACAGTTATAATGATGGCTATAACTTAAAGTTCAATCTGCTTTATCGTCATAGATTTGAAAAGCGAGGACAAACTTTTTCTATTGGCGTGGGGAATAATAGGTCGAGCCAAGACTATCAATCTGAATTACTGTCAGAAGACCAGTTAAATGTCAATGCTTTGGACTTAAATCAAGTGGCTAGTAAAAAGGTTTTAAATAATTCTTATGACATCAGAGCCGACTATTCGCAGCCACTGAGCGATAGAAGCAGTTTACGTTTTTCTTATAAAACAGACTGGTCAGATAATGAGTCAGACCAATCTACTTTTGACTTTAATCCTGAAACGGGTACTTTCAATAATTTGAATGAAAATTTGAGCAATAGCTTTTTAAATCAGTACAACACCCAAACCATGAGTGCGGGCTATAGATATAACAAAGGGCGTGAGTTTATGTTTTTTGCCAATTTGAATTATCAAATAGCCGAACTGGATGGCGAGCAGCTGTTTCCACAGACTTTAAATACGAGCAGAAGTTTTAAAAATATTTTGCCTTTTGCGATGCTGAGGTATTCTATAAGCAAAGAAAAGAACCTTCGTCTTTATTACAGAACCTCTACCAATGCACCTAGCATTACGCAGCTACAAAACGTGGTGGACAACAGTAATCCATTGCAGCTATCGGCAGGAAATCCTGACTTAGACCAAGAGAATAATCACAGCTTAACTTTCCGATATAACAGTGCCAATTTAGAGAAAGGAAGCACGTTCTACGCTTATTTGGTGGGTAGCTATACGTTGGATAACATTTCTGATATTACCACCATTGCCACTAGAGATACCGTTTATAATGGTATTCCGCTGCTTAGAGGTGGCTCGCTGAGTTTGCCGCAGAACTACGGAAATAGCCAGTCTTACCGCTCTTTTATCACCTATGGTTTTCCGCTTACGCGTCTAAAGTCAAACCTTAATCTTAACTTTGGTGTGAGCCATTCTATTACCCCAGGTTTGGTGAATGATTTAGAAAATATTGCCAAAAACACAGGCATGAGTTTAGGTGCGGTTTTGGGTAGTAATATCTCCGAACAAGTAGATTTTACGGTTTCTTATAATGGCGGTTACAACATTATTGGGAATACGCTGCAACAAGACCTGAATAGCAATTATTACACGCAAAATATTGGTTTGGCACTTAATTTATTAAGCAAAAGTGGCTTCTTATTTAACGTAAAAGGCACCAATACCTATTTAGCAGGCATAGATGGCTTTGAACAAAACTTCACCTTACTGTCTGCCAAAGCGGCCTATAAGTTTATGAAGAAAGACCAAGCCGAACTTAGCTTGTCGGCCTTTGATGTGCTTGGGCAAAACAACAGCATTTCTAGAGAAATTACCGCTGCCTACGTGGCAGATAACAAATCTTTGGTTTTGAACCGTTTTTACATGCTAAACTTCACCTATACCATCAGAAACTTTAGACCGGCGAAGGTGAAGAAGTAG
- a CDS encoding sulfatase family protein, with protein sequence MKLQILLLIFCCGLVNAQVKPPNIVFCLADDWGYPHAGAYGDQGVKTPNFDRLAKEGVLFNHAFVSSPSCTPSRNAFITGKYHWELGSGANLWSTLPEEHESFIHLLADNGYTTGRTNAKTWGPGNLDSWIASHGSHPSNKGYNTFEDFLETTTDDEPFFFWLGTLDPHRAYEKGTGEESGIDISKVHLYKHYPESDVIRKDVADYYYEVQRWDSLVGSVIKQLEENNLLENTIIIMTGDHGMPFPRGKGNLYDSGVRVPFAVRWGNEIKAGRAVDDYVSFADIAPTLLEAAGVKTPQDMTGKSLVNILKSESPRSIDRSDIVFGRERHVPAQEKPNMGGYPSRGYRNDNFLYIRNYKPDLWPAGTGNSEKTNYPNQWYADCDGGPTKDYIVANKDLDQEHQLAYELCFGKRPAEELYDIKNDPDQVNNIANDKAYAKTLESLRAKLQAKLTALNDPRATNPDYEGFDQYPYLGGGGGKKN encoded by the coding sequence ATGAAACTACAAATACTGCTTTTAATCTTTTGCTGTGGATTAGTAAACGCACAGGTTAAACCACCCAACATCGTTTTTTGTTTAGCCGACGACTGGGGTTATCCGCATGCTGGTGCTTATGGCGACCAAGGCGTAAAAACTCCAAACTTTGACAGACTAGCCAAAGAAGGCGTCTTGTTTAATCATGCTTTTGTATCAAGTCCTTCCTGCACACCCAGCAGAAATGCTTTTATAACAGGTAAATACCATTGGGAGCTAGGTTCTGGGGCAAACCTGTGGAGTACGCTTCCTGAGGAACATGAAAGCTTTATTCACCTTTTGGCCGATAATGGATATACCACAGGCCGAACGAACGCTAAAACGTGGGGGCCTGGTAATTTGGATAGCTGGATAGCAAGTCACGGCTCACATCCATCAAATAAAGGTTACAACACTTTTGAAGATTTTCTAGAAACTACTACCGACGATGAACCTTTCTTTTTTTGGTTGGGTACGCTAGACCCACATCGTGCTTATGAAAAGGGGACGGGAGAAGAAAGCGGCATAGATATTTCCAAAGTTCATCTTTATAAACACTATCCAGAGTCAGATGTCATTCGTAAAGATGTGGCAGATTATTATTACGAAGTTCAGCGATGGGACAGCCTGGTGGGTTCTGTGATAAAACAATTAGAAGAAAACAATCTACTGGAAAACACTATTATTATCATGACTGGCGACCATGGTATGCCTTTCCCTCGTGGTAAAGGAAACCTTTACGATTCTGGTGTGCGAGTGCCATTTGCGGTTCGTTGGGGAAATGAAATAAAAGCGGGTAGAGCTGTAGATGATTATGTGTCGTTTGCAGACATTGCCCCTACACTGCTAGAAGCGGCTGGCGTGAAAACACCACAAGATATGACAGGCAAGAGTCTTGTCAATATCTTAAAATCAGAAAGTCCTCGCTCTATAGACCGCTCCGACATTGTTTTTGGTAGAGAAAGACATGTGCCTGCTCAAGAGAAACCAAACATGGGCGGTTATCCTTCACGAGGATATCGAAATGACAATTTCCTATATATCCGGAATTATAAGCCCGATTTATGGCCAGCGGGTACCGGAAATTCGGAGAAAACCAATTACCCAAATCAATGGTATGCGGACTGTGACGGCGGCCCTACCAAAGATTATATAGTGGCCAATAAAGATTTAGACCAAGAACATCAGCTTGCTTATGAGCTGTGTTTTGGCAAAAGACCTGCGGAAGAATTATACGATATTAAAAATGACCCCGACCAGGTGAACAACATTGCTAATGATAAGGCTTACGCAAAAACATTGGAAAGTTTACGTGCTAAGCTTCAAGCCAAACTTACAGCACTAAACGACCCAAGAGCCACAAATCCTGATTATGAAGGATTTGACCAATATCCTTACTTAGGTGGTGGAGGCGGTAAAAAGAATTAG
- a CDS encoding M20/M25/M40 family metallo-hydrolase codes for MKTKLILFCLLCLTANAFGQQYQEHVYFLSKDSMKGRGTGSKEANKTAKYIKKAFKEYGLAAKGTRGYYQDFEAKVTRVVVPDSIRKSKNVIGFLDNGAQKTMVIGAHYDHIGEGKQGSLKDSTAYGKIHNGADDNASGVAGLLELARYFSQNETIEPVNFLFISFGAEELGLVGSRYFVNHPTIDLKSVHFMLNMDMIGRFNAERGVSIIGYGTSPEFESMMEQIDREKHVKFYTGYEGRGGSDQTSFYEKDIPVMFFHTGGHPDYHKPTDDPEKVDYESLAGIVELEKAIIEASFSFETLNFRNTDPKEE; via the coding sequence ATGAAAACCAAACTTATCCTCTTTTGTCTGTTATGCTTAACCGCAAATGCTTTTGGACAGCAATATCAAGAACACGTGTATTTTCTGTCAAAAGACAGCATGAAAGGCCGCGGAACAGGAAGTAAAGAGGCGAATAAAACAGCAAAATATATCAAAAAGGCTTTCAAAGAATATGGTTTAGCGGCTAAGGGCACGCGTGGGTATTATCAAGATTTTGAGGCCAAAGTAACACGTGTGGTGGTGCCAGACAGTATTCGTAAATCCAAAAACGTAATAGGATTTTTAGATAATGGAGCTCAAAAAACAATGGTTATCGGAGCACATTATGACCATATAGGAGAAGGCAAACAAGGAAGTCTAAAGGACAGTACCGCTTATGGGAAAATCCATAATGGTGCCGACGATAATGCATCTGGCGTAGCAGGTTTATTAGAACTGGCAAGGTATTTTAGTCAAAACGAAACCATAGAACCTGTCAATTTTCTCTTTATTTCTTTTGGTGCAGAAGAGTTGGGCTTAGTGGGTTCGAGGTACTTTGTAAATCACCCTACCATCGATTTAAAAAGTGTTCACTTCATGCTAAACATGGATATGATAGGCCGTTTTAATGCGGAGAGAGGCGTGTCCATCATTGGCTATGGTACTAGCCCAGAATTTGAAAGTATGATGGAGCAGATTGACAGAGAAAAGCACGTTAAATTTTACACTGGCTACGAAGGACGTGGCGGCTCTGACCAAACTTCTTTTTACGAAAAAGACATTCCCGTTATGTTTTTCCATACCGGCGGACACCCAGACTACCATAAACCCACCGATGACCCAGAAAAGGTTGATTACGAATCATTGGCAGGCATAGTAGAATTAGAAAAAGCTATCATAGAAGCTAGTTTTAGTTTTGAGACTTTGAACTTTAGGAATACTGACCCTAAGGAGGAGTAG
- a CDS encoding ribbon-helix-helix domain-containing protein: MARQSISLTQPNDEWLKNQVDCKEYSSKSELINDLIRQARKQQRQIDWIGAKLERAEHSGFSNDSPEQILKESKSLLNGEL, translated from the coding sequence ATGGCAAGACAAAGTATTTCTTTAACACAACCAAATGATGAATGGTTGAAAAATCAGGTTGACTGCAAAGAATATTCAAGTAAAAGCGAATTAATAAATGACTTGATAAGACAAGCAAGAAAACAACAGCGTCAAATAGATTGGATTGGAGCTAAACTGGAAAGAGCTGAGCATAGTGGCTTTTCAAATGATAGTCCAGAGCAAATATTAAAAGAATCAAAGTCTTTACTTAATGGCGAACTATAA
- a CDS encoding type II toxin-antitoxin system RelE/ParE family toxin: MANYKLSITAKEDLISIHHYGVRQFRMQQADKYFHAFFECFANIAKRPFSFESVDFIKPRYRRCVCGSDSIYYKVTNDIVEIMAIVGRQDLNQIL, translated from the coding sequence ATGGCGAACTATAAGTTAAGTATTACAGCCAAAGAGGATTTAATAAGCATTCATCATTACGGAGTTAGACAATTCCGAATGCAACAAGCTGACAAATATTTCCATGCATTTTTCGAATGTTTTGCAAACATTGCCAAACGACCATTTTCATTTGAATCAGTTGATTTTATCAAACCAAGATATAGACGCTGTGTATGCGGCTCCGACTCTATTTACTATAAAGTAACTAATGATATTGTTGAAATCATGGCAATTGTAGGAAGACAAGACTTAAACCAAATTCTTTAG
- a CDS encoding FG-GAP-like repeat-containing protein translates to MKTKEKQTAYSVMCALTLFLFLGCKTTKPIDKVEKADFQKMAYQNPSLTVDLGVGLWAWPLPMDFDNDGDMDLIVSCPDKPSNGTYFFENKSEKTHKEVVFEKGKLIGKGFKNLQVSYVDGQPKVMAEGVEYQNFKTELFGSPKKVFNNDVLEKSHKKNRFSQWKYVDYDGDGDQDLLAGIDDWSDYGWDNAFDSEGNWTNGPLRGFVYYLENVNGKYENRGKILADNKPIDVYGAPSPNMYDFDGDGDLDLICGEFLDRLTWFENVGSRNKPVFSAGRFLTNATGLIKMDLEMIIPTGIDWDKDGDIDLVIGDEDGRVALVENTGAVKDNMPQFKSPKYFQQKADNIKFGALVTPFAVDWDDDGDDDIICGNSAGYIGFVENLGGKWAEPVYLESKGETIRYLAGEKGSIQGPAEAKWGYTTLSVADWDGDGLKDILMNSIWGSITWHKNIGTKGKPSLAASETVVMDWGDTEVPKPKWNWWNPKATELATQWRTTPNAIDWNKDGLMDLVMLDYEGYLAYFERFKEDGLLKLKPGNRIFYGVDGSVFTNRNKVESTKNGPLRLNSGEAGGSGRRKWCFVDWDEDGDLDLLVNGLNVVLFENIGTESGKVQLAFRGDISKQMLAGHTTSPTMIHLNKKDKASLLVGAEDGFLYLFDR, encoded by the coding sequence ATGAAAACTAAAGAAAAGCAGACGGCCTATTCTGTGATGTGTGCCTTGACCTTATTCCTATTTCTTGGCTGTAAAACCACCAAGCCGATTGATAAAGTAGAGAAAGCTGACTTTCAAAAAATGGCTTATCAAAACCCTAGCCTAACTGTGGATTTAGGCGTGGGTCTTTGGGCTTGGCCACTTCCTATGGATTTTGATAATGATGGCGATATGGATTTAATAGTTTCCTGTCCCGATAAGCCTTCTAACGGAACCTACTTTTTTGAGAATAAATCAGAGAAGACTCATAAAGAAGTCGTTTTTGAGAAAGGTAAATTAATAGGTAAAGGATTTAAAAATCTACAAGTTTCTTATGTAGATGGACAGCCAAAGGTTATGGCCGAAGGCGTAGAATATCAGAATTTCAAAACAGAGCTTTTCGGAAGCCCCAAAAAGGTGTTTAACAATGATGTTTTAGAGAAAAGTCATAAAAAAAATAGATTTAGCCAGTGGAAATATGTGGATTATGATGGCGATGGCGACCAAGATTTACTGGCAGGAATAGATGATTGGTCAGATTACGGCTGGGATAATGCGTTTGACTCAGAAGGAAATTGGACCAACGGGCCGTTGCGAGGTTTTGTTTATTATCTGGAAAATGTCAATGGTAAATATGAAAATAGAGGCAAAATATTAGCGGATAATAAGCCAATTGATGTGTACGGGGCTCCTTCGCCAAACATGTATGATTTTGATGGCGATGGCGATTTAGATTTGATATGTGGTGAGTTTTTGGACAGGTTAACTTGGTTTGAAAATGTGGGTTCTCGAAATAAACCTGTTTTTTCCGCAGGCAGATTTCTTACTAATGCCACGGGCTTGATAAAAATGGATTTGGAGATGATTATTCCTACAGGCATTGATTGGGATAAAGATGGAGATATTGATCTAGTCATTGGTGATGAAGATGGTCGTGTGGCTTTAGTAGAAAATACGGGAGCAGTGAAGGACAATATGCCACAGTTTAAAAGTCCGAAATACTTTCAGCAAAAAGCCGATAATATAAAATTTGGGGCTTTGGTTACACCATTCGCAGTGGATTGGGATGATGACGGAGATGATGATATAATTTGTGGAAACTCTGCGGGTTATATTGGTTTTGTAGAGAATTTAGGGGGCAAATGGGCGGAGCCAGTTTATTTAGAATCTAAGGGCGAAACTATTCGCTATTTGGCTGGAGAAAAGGGTTCTATTCAGGGGCCTGCCGAAGCAAAATGGGGTTATACCACACTTTCGGTGGCAGATTGGGATGGCGATGGCTTAAAAGATATTCTGATGAATTCTATTTGGGGAAGTATAACCTGGCATAAAAATATTGGTACAAAAGGGAAGCCAAGTTTGGCGGCGTCTGAAACTGTTGTGATGGATTGGGGCGATACGGAAGTGCCAAAACCGAAATGGAATTGGTGGAATCCAAAAGCAACAGAATTAGCTACACAGTGGCGAACTACACCCAATGCCATAGACTGGAACAAGGACGGCCTTATGGATTTGGTGATGTTAGATTATGAAGGGTATTTGGCTTATTTCGAGCGTTTTAAAGAGGATGGACTCTTGAAATTAAAACCAGGGAATCGTATTTTTTACGGAGTGGATGGCTCTGTATTTACCAATAGAAACAAAGTAGAAAGCACTAAAAATGGACCTTTAAGATTAAATTCAGGAGAAGCAGGTGGAAGCGGTAGGCGAAAATGGTGTTTTGTTGATTGGGATGAAGATGGAGATTTAGATTTATTAGTAAACGGCTTAAATGTGGTGCTTTTTGAAAACATAGGCACTGAAAGCGGTAAAGTGCAATTAGCTTTTAGAGGCGATATCTCAAAACAAATGTTGGCTGGTCATACCACCTCACCCACCATGATTCATTTAAACAAAAAGGACAAAGCAAGCTTACTCGTTGGAGCGGAAGATGGTTTTTTGTACTTGTTTGATAGGTAA
- a CDS encoding putative zinc-binding metallopeptidase, which yields MEKLKNTKVFLALLIVATFVIQSCSNADDVEPRNPDDPEGGITLYKVDGESITKEKDYPVTGSDLQDQANTQKHQEIWDLTKKIITPEYLAIIKEYVLYNGVSQESDAYVAKITDDLTQWQYGVAINYAYEEGFNNEGALQKSITHEFGHLLSLNDSQLDASISEANCPNYYPEDGCAKTGSFINTFYSTFWTDNLVKEFDNNSDNTTFFENNKDKFITEYAASSPIEDFAEVFAYFVLHDMPSSNSTAIKDLKILSFNEYPELVKIKTTIRARLNL from the coding sequence ATGGAAAAACTCAAGAATACGAAAGTATTTTTAGCCCTTTTAATAGTGGCAACTTTTGTAATTCAATCTTGCTCAAATGCTGATGACGTAGAACCTAGAAATCCAGATGATCCTGAAGGAGGAATAACCCTTTATAAGGTGGATGGAGAGTCTATTACAAAAGAAAAGGATTATCCCGTTACCGGCTCCGACCTGCAAGATCAGGCAAACACACAAAAACATCAAGAAATTTGGGATTTGACAAAGAAAATAATCACCCCAGAATACCTAGCCATAATCAAGGAATACGTACTTTATAATGGTGTTTCTCAAGAAAGTGACGCTTACGTGGCCAAAATAACGGATGATTTAACTCAATGGCAGTATGGCGTTGCCATTAACTATGCCTATGAAGAAGGTTTTAATAACGAAGGAGCACTTCAAAAGAGCATTACACATGAATTTGGTCACCTTCTTAGTTTGAACGATTCCCAGTTAGACGCTTCGATATCGGAAGCAAATTGTCCAAATTATTATCCAGAAGACGGATGTGCAAAAACAGGTTCTTTTATCAATACATTTTATAGTACTTTCTGGACAGATAACCTGGTGAAAGAATTTGATAATAACTCAGATAATACCACGTTTTTCGAAAACAATAAGGACAAATTCATCACTGAGTATGCTGCCTCCAGTCCAATTGAAGACTTTGCAGAGGTTTTTGCTTATTTTGTACTTCATGATATGCCATCTTCAAATAGTACTGCCATTAAAGATTTGAAAATCTTATCATTCAATGAATATCCAGAATTAGTTAAAATAAAAACGACTATAAGAGCTAGGTTAAACCTGTAG